From Pan paniscus chromosome 9, NHGRI_mPanPan1-v2.0_pri, whole genome shotgun sequence, the proteins below share one genomic window:
- the LOC100975166 gene encoding small ribosomal subunit protein eS10, protein MLSKPFKRGQYAFPAPVPDPAAAEMLMPKKNRIAIYELLFKEGVMVAKKDVHMPKHPELADKNVPNLHVMKAMQSLKSRGYVKEQFAWRHFYWYLTNEGIQYLRDYLHLPPEIVPATLRRSRPETGRPRPKGLEGERPARLTRGEADRDTYRLSAVPPGADKKAEAGAGSATEFQFRGGFGRGRGQPPQ, encoded by the coding sequence ATGCTttcaaaaccattcaaaagagGACAATACGCCTTTCCAGCCCCGGTACCGGACCCTGCGGCCGCAGAGATGTTGATGCCTAAGAAGAACCGGATTGCCATTTATGAACTCCTTTTTAAGGAGGGAGTCATGGTGGCCAAGAAGGATGTCCACATGCCTAAGCACCCGGAGCTGGCAGACAAGAATGTGCCCAACCTTCATGTCATGAAGGCCATGCAGTCTCTCAAGTCCCGAGGCTACGTGAAGGAACAGTTTGCCTGGAGACATTTCTACTGGTACCTTACCAATGAGGGTATCCAGTATCTCCGTGATTACCTTCATCTGCCCCCGGAGATTGTGCCTGCCACCCTACGCCGTAGCCGTCCAGAGACTGGCAGGCCTCGGCCTAAAGGTCTGGAGGGTGAGCGACCTGCGAGACTCACAAGAGGGGAAGCTGACAGAGATACCTACAGACTGAGTGCTGTGCCACCTGGTGCCGACAAGAAAGCCGAGGCTGGGGCTGGGTCAGCAACCGAATTCCAGTTTAGAGGCGGATTTGGTCGTGGACGTGGTCAGCCACCTCAGTAA